The following proteins are encoded in a genomic region of Candidatus Limnocylindrales bacterium:
- a CDS encoding choice-of-anchor Q domain-containing protein produces MGGLGASSFAIGSGGMPHSPGPVRDRGPQLRPKFDGGTMIILARALALVVLVCNAAAAGTLYVSASAGDDANACTLAASPCKTVGRALDVAVSGDSVQVAPGTYTESNSVINAGDIEISGGWDDGVSDPNDATVIEPRHDRGLAFTYDGTNSGTVALRDLTIQKTRYGHRSDLVNAYGDNTYSAYGGGLFVLASGNASVGVVIDHVSFVKNRSPLGGGAALIASGDASMTVTVADSVFSKNRASTAGGLFVLDDSALMPNINVERTVFSKNNGTGAISALLVAVRQKTETTSTVLLSRLTFQENRGGTVDVDVRGGELDLQLENSVFVNNTSIDWGTALFAIAGPNAVPDGAGGYQHVPGHLRATSVNNSVSHNSGRIPALVVEAGNFGYQPAQIEFVSTNDIIYGNAGGDVLAVSYFGAPVNLTRGNGIQGPASGASEDVTIVNNNILNVDPRFQSANSDLHLRADSPAIDAVSCAASPAEDFDGEVRPQGSQCDIGADEYVP; encoded by the coding sequence ATGGGCGGGCTCGGCGCTTCCTCCTTTGCAATAGGGAGTGGAGGAATGCCACACTCGCCCGGTCCGGTCCGTGACCGGGGACCTCAGCTTCGTCCGAAATTTGATGGAGGGACCATGATCATTCTCGCTCGCGCGCTCGCGCTTGTCGTACTCGTCTGCAACGCGGCTGCCGCCGGAACGCTGTATGTCTCCGCTTCGGCCGGAGACGACGCCAATGCATGCACGCTGGCCGCGAGTCCCTGCAAAACGGTGGGGCGGGCGCTGGACGTCGCCGTCTCCGGAGACTCGGTGCAAGTCGCGCCCGGCACCTACACCGAAAGCAACTCCGTGATCAATGCGGGCGACATAGAGATCTCCGGCGGGTGGGATGACGGCGTGTCCGATCCGAACGACGCTACCGTGATCGAGCCTCGGCATGATCGAGGCCTGGCGTTCACCTACGACGGCACCAATTCCGGTACCGTCGCGCTTCGCGACCTGACGATTCAGAAGACCCGGTACGGACACCGCTCCGACCTCGTCAACGCGTACGGCGACAACACGTACAGCGCGTACGGCGGCGGGTTGTTCGTCCTCGCGAGCGGGAACGCCTCGGTCGGCGTCGTCATCGATCACGTCTCGTTCGTGAAAAACAGGAGTCCGTTGGGCGGTGGCGCGGCACTGATCGCCTCCGGCGATGCGAGCATGACGGTGACGGTCGCAGACAGCGTTTTCTCCAAGAACAGGGCGTCTACCGCAGGCGGCCTCTTCGTTCTCGATGACAGCGCATTGATGCCCAACATCAATGTCGAACGGACGGTATTCTCGAAAAACAACGGAACGGGAGCCATCTCTGCCCTGTTGGTTGCTGTACGACAGAAGACGGAAACCACCTCTACGGTTCTGCTCTCGCGGCTTACCTTCCAGGAGAACAGGGGTGGGACTGTCGACGTCGACGTGCGTGGCGGCGAACTGGATCTGCAGCTCGAAAACAGTGTTTTCGTGAACAACACGAGCATCGACTGGGGAACGGCACTTTTCGCCATCGCGGGTCCGAACGCCGTGCCGGACGGTGCCGGCGGATACCAGCATGTGCCCGGCCATCTTCGCGCTACGTCGGTCAACAACAGCGTGAGCCACAACTCCGGTCGCATTCCCGCGCTCGTCGTGGAAGCAGGCAACTTCGGGTATCAGCCTGCGCAGATCGAGTTCGTGTCCACCAACGACATCATCTACGGGAACGCCGGTGGGGATGTGCTGGCGGTAAGCTACTTCGGCGCCCCTGTGAACCTGACGCGAGGGAACGGGATCCAGGGGCCGGCCTCGGGGGCATCCGAGGACGTCACCATCGTGAACAACAATATTCTCAACGTGGACCCGCGCTTTCAGAGCGCAAATTCGGACCTGCATCTGCGGGCGGACTCTCCCGCGATCGACGCGGTCTCGTGCGCGGCTTCACCGGCCGAGGACTTCGACGGTGAGGTGCGGCCGCAAGGCAGTCAGTGCGACATCGGTGCCGACGAGTACGTTCCGTGA
- a CDS encoding N-acetylmuramic acid 6-phosphate etherase: protein MPTEDISARFADLDLWTTGDAVHAMVEDQLAAVAAVQSQAARIVEAAEQAAIRLSGAEGRLIYVGAGTSGRIAVQDGVELGPTFDWDRVAYLLAGGWDALRSSVEGAEDDAEAADAAMRNLAPTSHDVVIGVAASGRTAYTLAAVRTAAAAGALTVGLANNAGTPLLEAVDHPILLDTGAEVIGGSTRMKAGTAQKIALNLFSTAVMLRLGRADMGLMIDMRLSNRKLRDRAVRIVARAAGVEDPVAADALEKAGSNIKLAVLIAHGRSRDEGSALLRAAGGKLRAAIEQAKSQQR, encoded by the coding sequence TTGCCGACCGAAGATATCAGCGCGCGATTTGCCGATCTCGATCTGTGGACGACCGGTGACGCGGTGCACGCGATGGTCGAAGACCAGCTCGCCGCTGTTGCAGCCGTGCAGTCGCAGGCCGCAAGGATCGTCGAAGCGGCCGAACAGGCAGCAATCCGCCTCAGCGGCGCCGAAGGGCGGCTCATCTACGTCGGTGCGGGCACGTCCGGGCGCATTGCGGTGCAGGACGGAGTGGAGCTCGGGCCTACCTTTGATTGGGACCGCGTGGCGTATCTGCTGGCCGGAGGTTGGGATGCGCTGCGCTCGAGCGTCGAAGGCGCGGAAGATGACGCAGAGGCTGCCGACGCGGCGATGCGCAATCTTGCACCGACCTCGCACGATGTGGTGATCGGCGTCGCTGCCAGCGGGCGCACCGCCTATACACTCGCCGCTGTTCGAACGGCGGCAGCCGCAGGCGCATTGACTGTCGGGCTTGCGAACAACGCGGGCACGCCGCTACTCGAAGCGGTCGATCATCCGATCCTGCTCGACACGGGCGCTGAGGTCATTGGCGGCTCGACGCGGATGAAGGCCGGAACGGCGCAGAAGATCGCGCTCAATCTTTTTTCGACTGCGGTGATGCTGCGACTCGGGCGGGCCGACATGGGTCTGATGATCGATATGCGGCTGTCGAACCGAAAGCTGCGCGATCGTGCGGTGAGGATCGTCGCGCGGGCGGCCGGTGTCGAAGATCCGGTTGCCGCGGACGCTCTCGAAAAGGCGGGCAGCAACATCAAGCTGGCCGTGCTGATTGCTCATGGCCGAAGCCGCGACGAAGGCTCGGCATTGCTGCGGGCCGCGGGCGGGAAACTCCGTGCGGCGATCGAGCAGGCGAAGTCGCAACAACGCTGA
- a CDS encoding HNH endonuclease, with protein sequence MSLDEAKLKIKHVVLSRDKGFDKMRRELEALQNVERVDGARRERIPDSVRLFVWQRDQGKCVRCGCNSKLEFDHIVPVIKGGSGTERNVQLLCEQCNRSKGSDI encoded by the coding sequence GTGTCACTTGATGAAGCAAAGTTAAAGATTAAGCACGTCGTACTTAGCCGCGACAAAGGGTTCGATAAGATGCGGCGCGAGCTTGAGGCGCTTCAAAACGTCGAGAGAGTTGACGGGGCACGGCGCGAACGAATTCCCGATTCGGTACGGCTTTTCGTCTGGCAACGCGACCAAGGAAAATGTGTCCGGTGTGGATGCAACAGCAAGCTGGAGTTTGACCATATCGTTCCGGTGATCAAAGGCGGCAGCGGCACCGAACGGAACGTCCAGCTTCTGTGCGAGCAGTGCAATCGCTCAAAGGGTTCAGATATCTAG
- a CDS encoding helix-turn-helix transcriptional regulator codes for MREFSSQFPVELRQIVGGQLEAARRLRALSLRVAAVQLGISHSYLAQIEKGQRTLPIEILFKASRLYKVSVDVLLGREDLPGSNQPKALLASFAKFFRAASA; via the coding sequence ATGCGTGAGTTTTCGTCTCAGTTTCCGGTAGAGCTCCGGCAGATCGTCGGCGGACAGCTCGAAGCCGCCCGACGGCTGCGAGCGCTATCATTGCGGGTCGCCGCGGTGCAGCTCGGGATCTCCCATAGCTATCTTGCGCAGATTGAAAAGGGACAGCGGACGCTACCGATTGAAATTCTTTTTAAAGCGTCTCGCCTTTACAAAGTTAGCGTGGACGTACTCTTGGGGCGCGAGGATCTGCCCGGCAGCAATCAACCGAAAGCGCTATTGGCGTCGTTTGCGAAGTTCTTTCGCGCCGCTAGCGCGTGA
- a CDS encoding methyltransferase domain-containing protein, translated as MNDVLYDRPEMFEAYARYRSEAGCKNDTIEQPAVRRLLPPLAGKRILDLGCGTGGFARYALDCGADLVVGVDASSRMSARARTRLGTTAHAEILEQRIEDFRWGGRPFDVIVSSLALHYVEPVDEVFRRCSEWIRPDGTLVLTVSHPLITSLLGTNVSPFEKRDLWNTEGPRPHTWLVDNVVKYHRRPQTYLQYLTKSGFSVASAQSLGRLGIASCSPAGGESPLPDYALLCARAH; from the coding sequence ATGAATGACGTTCTGTATGATCGGCCCGAGATGTTCGAGGCATACGCTCGATATCGAAGCGAGGCCGGCTGCAAGAACGACACGATTGAACAGCCGGCGGTTCGGCGGCTGCTGCCGCCGCTCGCGGGCAAACGGATTCTCGACCTCGGCTGCGGCACGGGAGGTTTCGCCCGCTACGCGCTCGACTGCGGTGCGGATCTCGTCGTCGGCGTCGATGCTTCCTCACGGATGTCGGCGAGAGCGCGCACCCGACTCGGCACGACCGCACATGCGGAGATCCTGGAACAAAGGATCGAGGACTTCCGCTGGGGCGGCCGCCCTTTCGACGTGATTGTCAGCTCGCTGGCGCTGCACTATGTCGAGCCCGTTGATGAAGTATTCCGCCGTTGCTCGGAGTGGATCCGTCCTGACGGCACGTTGGTCCTGACCGTAAGCCACCCCTTGATCACTTCACTACTGGGAACCAACGTCAGCCCATTCGAGAAACGCGATCTCTGGAATACCGAAGGACCTCGCCCGCACACGTGGCTGGTCGATAACGTGGTGAAGTATCATCGCAGGCCGCAAACGTACCTTCAGTACCTGACCAAATCAGGATTTTCCGTCGCGTCCGCCCAGTCGCTTGGTAGACTCGGAATCGCCTCTTGCTCGCCGGCTGGTGGCGAGAGCCCGCTGCCGGATTACGCTCTGCTCTGCGCTCGCGCGCACTGA